DNA from Synechococcus elongatus PCC 6301:
AACCGGAACCAATGCCGATACCGAGATAGCGAATTAAGTCGGCCAGCAGTGATTTTGCCTCAAACCCTTGCACTTCTAGCGGCAGCGCTAGCAGAAGACTGAGGGTAACAACTGCGACCCCATCGTTGAAAAGACTTTCGCCCTCGACCAAGGTTCGTGTCCGTTCTGCCACCCCTAACTCACGGAACATGGCGATCACAGACACTGGATCTGTTGTCGCCAAACTTGCCCCAATCAAGAGGGCAATCACGATAGGAACTGAGGTAGTCTGCGAGAGTCCAAAAGCGATACCAAGGATTGAAATTCCGACGCCAATCACGGCATAGAGGCTGATTGGAACCCAATCTTTTTTGAGGTTATTCCATTTCAAATTCCAAGCCGCTTCAAACAATAGGGGCGGCAAGAAAATCGAGAGAATTAACTCCGGCGATAAGTTGATCAGCCGGACATTAAATAGGGCCAGCCCTAACCCCGCAATCACCAAAAGTAAAGTGTAGGGAATTTGGCGAAACCAGCTAAAAACCTGGGGTAGAGTTGCCACACTAAGGGCGACGACCAGAGCCAAAAAAAACCGCTCTAATCCGTATTCCAGCGCTGGCTCAGTGGCCAGGACTTCAAGGCTCATGGGTGTGTGTGTAGCAGGCTATCGTCCATTATTCGGCCTCAGCCTCGTAATCCTGCAGCCAGCGGTGTTTTTGGGCCAAGCGACTCAGCGATCGCGGGATCAATTCCAGCGATCCAAAAACGTTTCGAATGCTTCTGGATCTAGATCCTCTGCCGTGAACCCCCAGCCCAAATCCTGATCGGCCGGAGCGGCATAGTGCTGCGCGATCGCAGTTTGTCGATGCTGCCGCCGCCAGGTTTCGAGGGCTTCCTGAATGACCGCTTCAGGGTCCAGCCCCTGCGCTTCGATGTAGGCGAGCAAATGATCCGCGATTTCCAAGGTGTAGCGAGCCATCGTCAGCAATCACCAAGAAGAACTGTTCGGTCAGGGTTTAGGGCGTCTGGGGTTCAGTCTCGGGGAGGGGGCCCAGGTTCCACTGGCACAGCGACTTGGGGGGCCGGTGCTAGCACGGCTTCCACGAGAACCCAGCCCTGCATGGAGGCACGGTGCTGCCAGTTGTCTGGCAAGGCGGGGACTTGGGCAGGGGCAACCCAAACGCGATCGCCCGCTGGCCGATCGGTAATCGTCTGCAGGCGCTGACCCAAGCGTGGACTGTTGAGGGCCAGTTGAATCCACTGCTGATGAGTTGTGCCATCCACCGGATCGATCGCCCAAAAATTGACGGGTGCTTCTCGTAATAGAGCTTGCACTGCCGGTTGTTGCAGTGCGTAGCGCGTTACGGGACTGCGATCGCTCAGCAGGTGCCAATGGCTGACGGTGGCTAGCCCCAACCAGGGTCCGAGCAGCCAGCCACAGCACCAAAGCAGACTGGCTTTCCGCAGTTGTTGCCGCTGGCTATAGACAATCGGCAGAGTTAGCCAGCCCAGCCCTAGCGCGATCGCCACCCAGCCATAGGGACGCAAACTCGGATCGGCAAGGGCTGAAATTTGACCCGAGAGCAGGGCAATCGCAGCGAGTACCAACACCAGTCCCAATCCGCCAAAGGTCCAGCTCAGCATTGCAGTCCAGCGATGAGTCGGCTGACGAGCACTCAAGCTAAATCCAGAGGATGGCTTCAGACTGGTCGCCAGCCAGCTCAAGCTCATTGCTGCCAGCAAAGCCACCCAGGGCAACAGCTGCAAGGCGTAGTAAGGCGTGCGGGTGCGAAAGCTGGAGAGAATCAGCAATAGTAGCAGCGGATAGACACCCAGTAGCCATTGATAGTGCCGCTGTAAATCACGATCGCGTTCCGGTCGCAGCCAGAGGCGAACCCAGCCAATTAGCCCAAACAGTGGCCATGGGAAAGCATTGAGCGGCAAGTTCCAGAGGTAGAAAGTCCAAGGCTGGCTGTAGAGATCTTCGCTGGCCAGAAAGAAAAATTTGTCGAAGAGTTGGGCGATCGCGAGATCACCCCAGCGCTGCTGACTGCCCCAGAGCCAAATCCCGACCGGAATCCAGCCGACGATGAGGCCAAGCCAGAGGCCACGATTGCGCAGTAGCTTCGGCGCATACCAGAAAAACCAAGGAGCGATCGCAAGCAGTGGCACGCCAATCATGAAGCCTTTGATCAAAAAGCCAAGGCCAACCCCCAAACCCGCCACAAAGCCCCAGAGATTAGCTCGGCGATCGCCCGAGACGGCTTGTAGGAGCGCCCAAATCGAGAGCAACTCGACCGCTAGCAACGGCATATCTTGGGTTGCTAGTTGCGCGTACTGAAACCAAAGGGGCGTCACTAGCAGAATGCCCGCCGCCAACAGGGCTTGGGGACGAGGCAAGAGGCGATCGCCAATCGCAAAGGTCAACCAGAGCGTTGCCAGTCCACTGAGCAAAGCCGGTAGGCGGACGGCAGTGGTGCAGAAGCCAAACAGCTTGTAACTCGCAGCGATCAGCCATTGCACCCCGATTGTGCGGTCGTAGAGTGGCTCTTGCCACCAGCGCGGCGTTACCCAATCACCCGTTTCCACAATCCAACGGGCCTGCAGGGCGTAATAGCCCTCATCGTGAGACATCAGACTTGTTGAGGAGCCAAGACTCAACCCCACCAAGATCAGGAAAGCTAACAGCAGCAGACCGAGGGCGATCGCGATCGCGGGTCGGCGCGGGCCCATAATCCTTGGTGAGCGGCTCGAAAACATCGATACCAGCCATGCAACGCCCCTACGCTACCACCCCACCTTTTCGGATCGGAGACTAGGATGGGGGCGTTTTCTGTGAGGCTGACTAGCGCGTGGCAGCTCAAAATCTCTACATTCTGCACATTCAGACCCATGGTCTGCTGCGAGGGCAGAACTTGGAACTGGGGCGAGATGCCGACACCGGCGGGCAGACCAAGTACGTCTTAGAACTGGCTCAAGCCCAAGCTAAATCCCCACAAGTCCAACAAGTCGACATCATCACCCGCCAAATCACCGACCCCCGCGTCAGTGTTGGTTACAGTCAGGCGATCGAACCCTTTGCGCCCAAAGGTCGGATTGTCCGTTTGCCTTTTGGCCCCAAACGCTACCTCCGTAAAGAGCTGCTTTGGCCCCATCTCTACACCTTTGCGGATGCAATTCTCCAATATCTGGCTCAGCAAAAGCGCACCCCGACTTGGATTCAGGCCCACTATGCTGATGCTGGCCAAGTGGGATCACTGCTGAGTCGCTGGTTGAATGTACCGCTAATTTTCACAGGGCATTCTCTGGGGCGGATCAAGCTAAAAAAGCTGTTGGAGCAAGACTGGCCGCTTGAGGA
Protein-coding regions in this window:
- a CDS encoding ArnT family glycosyltransferase, encoding MGPRRPAIAIALGLLLLAFLILVGLSLGSSTSLMSHDEGYYALQARWIVETGDWVTPRWWQEPLYDRTIGVQWLIAASYKLFGFCTTAVRLPALLSGLATLWLTFAIGDRLLPRPQALLAAGILLVTPLWFQYAQLATQDMPLLAVELLSIWALLQAVSGDRRANLWGFVAGLGVGLGFLIKGFMIGVPLLAIAPWFFWYAPKLLRNRGLWLGLIVGWIPVGIWLWGSQQRWGDLAIAQLFDKFFFLASEDLYSQPWTFYLWNLPLNAFPWPLFGLIGWVRLWLRPERDRDLQRHYQWLLGVYPLLLLLILSSFRTRTPYYALQLLPWVALLAAMSLSWLATSLKPSSGFSLSARQPTHRWTAMLSWTFGGLGLVLVLAAIALLSGQISALADPSLRPYGWVAIALGLGWLTLPIVYSQRQQLRKASLLWCCGWLLGPWLGLATVSHWHLLSDRSPVTRYALQQPAVQALLREAPVNFWAIDPVDGTTHQQWIQLALNSPRLGQRLQTITDRPAGDRVWVAPAQVPALPDNWQHRASMQGWVLVEAVLAPAPQVAVPVEPGPPPRD